In Musa acuminata AAA Group cultivar baxijiao chromosome BXJ2-3, Cavendish_Baxijiao_AAA, whole genome shotgun sequence, the following proteins share a genomic window:
- the LOC135608115 gene encoding translation initiation factor IF-2, chloroplastic-like isoform X1 encodes MASPASLASLGSARPISSPGVFEVSSSAVTVRRIHVVSSIRFSSFYGSMQWRVARGRFCKCMVTTNLIEERGIPVSSESTFKVSNSSVSRNDDADLILKPPLKPVLRAPPNGQLDPSNSASSNWSSDKAVREKPAAPMEDGEEMMESLGEVLDKVEKLETANAVKFGGKDIRDTGVSNGSSKSSRPANATLATRNSKTTKSVWRRGNPVASVQNAVKEPAKVKEEEEKNSSTTTVTNTLGAPPIAPLKPQMPSPARPKLQAKPPVAPPTIPAAKTPDVQRERKPILIDKFSSKKPGIDPIAAEAILATPLKPAKGPPPTKAKDDRRKKSSSTGSLRRRMVDDGKISEEEASELNVPIPGVTEPRKGRKWSKASRKAARLQAAKAAEPVKVEILEVGKEGMSTEELAYNLAVSGADILAFLYTRGVRPNAVQRLDKDIVKMICKEYDVEVIEVDPVRVEEMAKKKEVLDEEDLDMLEDRPPVITIMGHVDHGKTTLLDYIRKSRVVASEAGGITQGIGAYKVLVPVDGKPRPCVFLDTPGHEAFGAMRARGARVTDIVIIVVAADDGVRPQTNEAIAHAKAAGVPIVIAINKIDKNGANPERAMQELSSVGLMPELWGGDIPMVQISALKGENVDELLETVMLVAELQELKANPKRNAKGTVIEAGLDKAKGAVATLIVQNGTLKKGDVVVCGAAFGKVRAMFDDRGGRVDEAGPSMAVQVIGLGSVPIAGDEFEVVESLDVARQTAEACAESLQAARISAKAGETKVTLSSIASAVASGKHSGLDVHQLNIILKVDVQGSIEAIRQALQVLPRDNVNLKFLLQAPGEVSTSDVDLAVASEAIIFGFNVKAPGSVKSYADKKNVEIRLYRVIYDLIDDMRNAMEGLLEPVEEQVPIGTADVRATFGSGSGRVAGCMVTEGKVVKDCGVRVVRNGKTVHTGTIDSLRRVKEDVKEVGAGLECGISVNDFDDWEAGDVIEAFNTVKKRRTLEEASATVTAALVGAGIEL; translated from the exons ATGGCGTCTCCTGCTTCCCTTGCGTCGCTGGGAAGCGCGAGGCCCATCTCCTCCCCGGGTGTCTTCGAGGTCTCTTCCTCGGCTGTCACTGTTCGGAGGATTCATGTCGTTTCTAGTATTAGATTTAGTAGCTTCTACGGGTCGATGCAGTGGCGTGTTGCTCGAGGTCGATTTTGTAAGTGTATGGTGACCACCAATTTGATCGAGGAGAGGGGAATTCCGGTCTCTTCCGAGTCCACATTCAAGGTTAGTAATAGCAGTGTTAGCAGAAACGATGATGCCGATCTCATCCTCAAGCCTCCTCTGAAGCCGGTGCTCAGAGCGCCCCCCAATGGTCAATTAGATCCTTCGAACTCGGCCTCCTCTAATTGGTCATCCGACAAGGCTGTTCGTGAGAAGCCGGCGGCCCCAATGGAAGACGGCGAGGAAATGATGGAATCCCTTGGTGAGGTTTTAGATAAGGTGGAAAAACTTGAAACTGCGAATGCGGTCAAATTTGGTGGCAAAGATATCAGGGACACTGGTGTGTCCAATGGCAGCTCCAAATCAAGTAGGCCGGCGAATGCAACTTTGGCTACAAGGAATTCGAAGACAACTAAGAGTGTTTGGCGGAGGGGGAACCCTGTGGCTAGTGTGCAAAACGCAGTTAAAGAACCAGCAAAGgtcaaggaggaagaggagaaaaatTCCTCTACAACCACAGTGACAAATACGTTGGGAGCTCCTCCGATTGCACCTTTGAAGCCTCAGATGCCTTCACCAGCCAGGCCAAAGTTGCAAGCAAAGCCTCCAGTTGCTCCACCTACCATTCCTGCAGCCAAGACGCCTGATGTCCAGAGGGAAAGGAAACcgattcttatagataaattttcatCCAAGAAACCAGGTATTGATCCAATTGCCGCTGAGGCGATATTAGCAACCCCTTTGAAGCCAGCAAAAGGGCCCCCACCAACCAAAGCCAAAGATGATCGTCGTAAGAAATCAAGTTCCACAGGAAGTTTGCGCAGACGTATGGTGGATGATGGGAAGATATCCGAGGAGGAAGCCTCGGAGCTTAACGTGCCGATCCCCGGGGTTACAGAGCCAAGGAAAGGAAGGAAATGGAGTAAAGCAAGCCGTAAAGCTGCAAGACTGCAAGCAGCTAAAGCTGCAGAACCTGTTAAAGTCGAGATCCTTGAGGTGGGTAAAGAGGGCATGTCGACTGAGGAGTTGGCATATAACTTGGCTGTCAGCGGAGCAGATATTCTTGCATTTTTGTACACAAGGGGAGTTAGGCCTAATGCAGTCCAGAGGCTTGATAAAGACATTGTCAAGATGATATGCAAAGAATATGACGTGGAAGTAATCGAAGTTGATCCAGTTAGAGTGGAAGAGATGGCAAAGAAGAAGGAAGTTCTCGATGAAGAGGACTTGGACATGTTAGAAGACAGGCCTCCTGTTATTACAATCATGGGGCATGTGGATCATGGAAAg ACGACACTACTGGACTATATTCGAAAGAGCAGG GTGGTAGCATCAGAGGCAGGTGGAATAACTCAAGGTATCGGAGCATACAAGGTTCTTGTGCCAGTCGATGGAAAGCCTCGACCATGTGTCTTTCTTGATACCCCAGGGCACGAG GCTTTTGGTGCAATGAGGGCACGTGGAGCGAGAGTGACTGACATTGTCATCATTGTAGTGGCTGCTGATGATGGAGTCCGCCCACAGACTAATGAAGCAATAGCTCATGCAAAGGCAGCTGGGGTGCCTATTGTCATTGCTATCAATAAG ATAGATAAGAATGGAGCAAATCCTGAAAGAGCTATGCAAGAGCTTTCTTCTGTTGGCCTTATGCCAGAATTATGGGGCGGTGACATCCCTATGGTTCAG ATCAGTGCTCTTAAGGGAGAGAATGTTGATGAACTGTTAGAAACTGTGATGCTTGTGGCAGAG CTGCAAGAATTGAAAGCCAACCCAAAAAGAAATGCTAAAGGCACTGTCATAGAAGCAGGTCTGGATAAAGCAAAGGGAGCCGTTGCTACACTTATTGTGCAAAATGGAACCCTTAAGAAGGGTGATGTTGTTGTGTGTGGTGCAGCTTTTGGAAAG GTGCGTGCTATGTTTGATGACAGAGGAGGTCGTGTTGATGAAGCGGGACCATCAATGGCTGTGCAG GTCATTGGTCTCGGTAGTGTTCCTATTGCTGGTGATGAATTTGAGGTTGTTGAATCCCTCGATGTTGCACGTCAAACAGCAGAAGCATGTGCAGAATCATTACAGGCTGCACGGATATCTGCTAAGGCAGGGGAAACGAAGGTCACCCTATCTTCCATTGCTTCTGCTGTTGCATCAGGAAAGCACTCTGGTTTAGATGTGCACCAGTTGAATATTATTCTAAAGGTTGATGTTCAG GGTTCAATTGAAGCTATCAGACAAGCTCTTCAAGTGCTCCCTCGAGATAATGTCAATTTGAAGTTCCTCCTCCAAGCTCCAGGGGAGGTTAGCACCAGTGATGTTGATCTGGCTGTCGCTTCTGAGGCCATTATATTTGGTTTCAATGTGAAAGCTCCTGGTTCAGTTAAGAGTTATGCAGACAAAAAGAACGTTGAGATACGGCTATATAGAGTCATATATGACCTTATTGATGACATGAGGAATGCAATGGAAGGGCTTCTAGAGCCTGTTGAG GAACAAGTCCCAATAGGAACAGCGGATGTTCGAGCAACATTTGGTAGTGGTAGCGGACGTGTTGCTGGATGCATGGTCACTGAAGGAAAGGTGGTGAAAGACTGTGGTGTTCGGGTTGTTCGAAACGGAAAGACAGTTCATACTGGCACAATTGATTCTCTTCGACGGGTGAAGGAAGATGTAAAGGAG GTTGGTGCTGGGCTCGAGTGTGGTATTAgtgttaatgattttgatgattgggaAGCTGGAGATGTTATTGAGGCCTTCAATACAGTGAAAAAGCGACGGACACTTGAAGAAGCATCGGCCACAGTCACAGCTGCATTAGTTGGAGCTGGAATTGAGCTGTGA
- the LOC135608115 gene encoding translation initiation factor IF-2, chloroplastic-like isoform X2, giving the protein MASPASLASLGSARPISSPGVFEVSSSAVTVRRIHVVSSIRFSSFYGSMQWRVARGRFCKCMVTTNLIEERGIPVSSESTFKVSNSSVSRNDDADLILKPPLKPVLRAPPNGQLDPSNSASSNWSSDKAVREKPAAPMEDGEEMMESLGEVLDKVEKLETANAVKFGGKDIRDTGVSNGSSKSSRPANATLATRNSKTTKSVWRRGNPVASVQNAVKEPAKVKEEEEKNSSTTTVTNTLGAPPIAPLKPQMPSPARPKLQAKPPVAPPTIPAAKTPDVQRERKPILIDKFSSKKPGIDPIAAEAILATPLKPAKGPPPTKAKDDRRKKSSSTGSLRRRMVDDGKISEEEASELNVPIPGVTEPRKGRKWSKASRKAARLQAAKAAEPVKVEILEVGKEGMSTEELAYNLAVSGADILAFLYTRGVRPNAVQRLDKDIVKMICKEYDVEVIEVDPVRVEEMAKKKEVLDEEDLDMLEDRPPVITIMGHVDHGKTTLLDYIRKSRVVASEAGGITQGIGAYKVLVPVDGKPRPCVFLDTPGHEAFGAMRARGARVTDIVIIVVAADDGVRPQTNEAIAHAKAAGVPIVIAINKAYKNGANPERAMQELSSVGLMPELWGGDIPMVQISALKGENVDELLETVMLVAELQELKANPKRNAKGTVIEAGLDKAKGAVATLIVQNGTLKKGDVVVCGAAFGKVRAMFDDRGGRVDEAGPSMAVQVIGLGSVPIAGDEFEVVESLDVARQTAEACAESLQAARISAKAGETKVTLSSIASAVASGKHSGLDVHQLNIILKVDVQGSIEAIRQALQVLPRDNVNLKFLLQAPGEVSTSDVDLAVASEAIIFGFNVKAPGSVKSYADKKNVEIRLYRVIYDLIDDMRNAMEGLLEPVEEQVPIGTADVRATFGSGSGRVAGCMVTEGKVVKDCGVRVVRNGKTVHTGTIDSLRRVKEDVKEVGAGLECGISVNDFDDWEAGDVIEAFNTVKKRRTLEEASATVTAALVGAGIEL; this is encoded by the exons ATGGCGTCTCCTGCTTCCCTTGCGTCGCTGGGAAGCGCGAGGCCCATCTCCTCCCCGGGTGTCTTCGAGGTCTCTTCCTCGGCTGTCACTGTTCGGAGGATTCATGTCGTTTCTAGTATTAGATTTAGTAGCTTCTACGGGTCGATGCAGTGGCGTGTTGCTCGAGGTCGATTTTGTAAGTGTATGGTGACCACCAATTTGATCGAGGAGAGGGGAATTCCGGTCTCTTCCGAGTCCACATTCAAGGTTAGTAATAGCAGTGTTAGCAGAAACGATGATGCCGATCTCATCCTCAAGCCTCCTCTGAAGCCGGTGCTCAGAGCGCCCCCCAATGGTCAATTAGATCCTTCGAACTCGGCCTCCTCTAATTGGTCATCCGACAAGGCTGTTCGTGAGAAGCCGGCGGCCCCAATGGAAGACGGCGAGGAAATGATGGAATCCCTTGGTGAGGTTTTAGATAAGGTGGAAAAACTTGAAACTGCGAATGCGGTCAAATTTGGTGGCAAAGATATCAGGGACACTGGTGTGTCCAATGGCAGCTCCAAATCAAGTAGGCCGGCGAATGCAACTTTGGCTACAAGGAATTCGAAGACAACTAAGAGTGTTTGGCGGAGGGGGAACCCTGTGGCTAGTGTGCAAAACGCAGTTAAAGAACCAGCAAAGgtcaaggaggaagaggagaaaaatTCCTCTACAACCACAGTGACAAATACGTTGGGAGCTCCTCCGATTGCACCTTTGAAGCCTCAGATGCCTTCACCAGCCAGGCCAAAGTTGCAAGCAAAGCCTCCAGTTGCTCCACCTACCATTCCTGCAGCCAAGACGCCTGATGTCCAGAGGGAAAGGAAACcgattcttatagataaattttcatCCAAGAAACCAGGTATTGATCCAATTGCCGCTGAGGCGATATTAGCAACCCCTTTGAAGCCAGCAAAAGGGCCCCCACCAACCAAAGCCAAAGATGATCGTCGTAAGAAATCAAGTTCCACAGGAAGTTTGCGCAGACGTATGGTGGATGATGGGAAGATATCCGAGGAGGAAGCCTCGGAGCTTAACGTGCCGATCCCCGGGGTTACAGAGCCAAGGAAAGGAAGGAAATGGAGTAAAGCAAGCCGTAAAGCTGCAAGACTGCAAGCAGCTAAAGCTGCAGAACCTGTTAAAGTCGAGATCCTTGAGGTGGGTAAAGAGGGCATGTCGACTGAGGAGTTGGCATATAACTTGGCTGTCAGCGGAGCAGATATTCTTGCATTTTTGTACACAAGGGGAGTTAGGCCTAATGCAGTCCAGAGGCTTGATAAAGACATTGTCAAGATGATATGCAAAGAATATGACGTGGAAGTAATCGAAGTTGATCCAGTTAGAGTGGAAGAGATGGCAAAGAAGAAGGAAGTTCTCGATGAAGAGGACTTGGACATGTTAGAAGACAGGCCTCCTGTTATTACAATCATGGGGCATGTGGATCATGGAAAg ACGACACTACTGGACTATATTCGAAAGAGCAGG GTGGTAGCATCAGAGGCAGGTGGAATAACTCAAGGTATCGGAGCATACAAGGTTCTTGTGCCAGTCGATGGAAAGCCTCGACCATGTGTCTTTCTTGATACCCCAGGGCACGAG GCTTTTGGTGCAATGAGGGCACGTGGAGCGAGAGTGACTGACATTGTCATCATTGTAGTGGCTGCTGATGATGGAGTCCGCCCACAGACTAATGAAGCAATAGCTCATGCAAAGGCAGCTGGGGTGCCTATTGTCATTGCTATCAATAAGGCAT ATAAGAATGGAGCAAATCCTGAAAGAGCTATGCAAGAGCTTTCTTCTGTTGGCCTTATGCCAGAATTATGGGGCGGTGACATCCCTATGGTTCAG ATCAGTGCTCTTAAGGGAGAGAATGTTGATGAACTGTTAGAAACTGTGATGCTTGTGGCAGAG CTGCAAGAATTGAAAGCCAACCCAAAAAGAAATGCTAAAGGCACTGTCATAGAAGCAGGTCTGGATAAAGCAAAGGGAGCCGTTGCTACACTTATTGTGCAAAATGGAACCCTTAAGAAGGGTGATGTTGTTGTGTGTGGTGCAGCTTTTGGAAAG GTGCGTGCTATGTTTGATGACAGAGGAGGTCGTGTTGATGAAGCGGGACCATCAATGGCTGTGCAG GTCATTGGTCTCGGTAGTGTTCCTATTGCTGGTGATGAATTTGAGGTTGTTGAATCCCTCGATGTTGCACGTCAAACAGCAGAAGCATGTGCAGAATCATTACAGGCTGCACGGATATCTGCTAAGGCAGGGGAAACGAAGGTCACCCTATCTTCCATTGCTTCTGCTGTTGCATCAGGAAAGCACTCTGGTTTAGATGTGCACCAGTTGAATATTATTCTAAAGGTTGATGTTCAG GGTTCAATTGAAGCTATCAGACAAGCTCTTCAAGTGCTCCCTCGAGATAATGTCAATTTGAAGTTCCTCCTCCAAGCTCCAGGGGAGGTTAGCACCAGTGATGTTGATCTGGCTGTCGCTTCTGAGGCCATTATATTTGGTTTCAATGTGAAAGCTCCTGGTTCAGTTAAGAGTTATGCAGACAAAAAGAACGTTGAGATACGGCTATATAGAGTCATATATGACCTTATTGATGACATGAGGAATGCAATGGAAGGGCTTCTAGAGCCTGTTGAG GAACAAGTCCCAATAGGAACAGCGGATGTTCGAGCAACATTTGGTAGTGGTAGCGGACGTGTTGCTGGATGCATGGTCACTGAAGGAAAGGTGGTGAAAGACTGTGGTGTTCGGGTTGTTCGAAACGGAAAGACAGTTCATACTGGCACAATTGATTCTCTTCGACGGGTGAAGGAAGATGTAAAGGAG GTTGGTGCTGGGCTCGAGTGTGGTATTAgtgttaatgattttgatgattgggaAGCTGGAGATGTTATTGAGGCCTTCAATACAGTGAAAAAGCGACGGACACTTGAAGAAGCATCGGCCACAGTCACAGCTGCATTAGTTGGAGCTGGAATTGAGCTGTGA
- the LOC103979561 gene encoding glycerol-3-phosphate acyltransferase RAM2-like produces MSPIAPSPRSWKENRSIAAEFEGALLISSSLFPYFMLVSLEAGGPVRALALLLLAPLVRLLELAGLECVALRVMIFVATAGLRVVNLQAAAKATLPKFYLENLRRSAYRVFAGCGGKRYVITSCPRIMAEPFSREYLDVDGVLGTELRAFQGFFLGLTSPGGFMSGSRRLEALHAAMAGAEVIDVGLCGKDRDQPFMSLCAERYCITPQDAAQPVPRSEYPKPLIFHDGRLVALPTPLDSLIVLLWIPFGVVLVTLRILVGLSSPYKMCLLCTAATGVRIRAQFHEPRSDAATRSRSHTLFVCNHRTLVDPVIISTALRRKVTAVTYSVSRLSELISPIPTIRLRRDRFEDGARMRSSLGHGDLVVCPEGTTCREPYLLRFSPLFAEIAEDIVPVAVTNEGSMFYGTTVRGHKCLDSFFFLMNPRPSYGLDFSAKVPGGQKSKYDVANHIQQAIGRTIGFECTNLTRKDKYRMLAGHDGLDPRK; encoded by the exons ATGTCTCCGATTGCGCCTTCTCCTCGTAGTTGGAAAGAGAACCGCAGCATCGCCGCGGAGTTCGAGGGAGCTCTTCTCATCTCCAGCAGCCTCTTCCCGTACTTCATGCTGGTGTCCCTGGAAGCCGGCGGCCCCGTCCGGGCCCTCGCGTTGCTCCTCCTCGCCCCCCTCGTGCGGCTCTTGGAGCTCGCCGGCCTCGAGTGCGTCGCTCTTCGAGTGATGATCTTCGTCGCCACAGCGGGCCTCAGGGTGGTCAATCTCCAGGCGGCCGCGAAGGCCACCCTCCCCAAGTTCTACCTGGAGAACCTCCGGCGCAGCGCGTACCGTGTCTTCGCCGGCTGCGGTGGCAAACGGTACGTGATCACCTCGTGCCCGAGGATCATGGCGGAGCCGTTCTCCAGGGAGTACCTGGACGTCGACGGCGTGCTCGGCACGGAGCTGAGGGCGTTCCAGGGGTTCTTCCTGGGCTTGACGTCCCCGGGCGGCTTCATGTCTGGCTCCCGGCGGCTCGAAGCTCTCCACGCGGCCATGGCAGGTGCCGAGGTGATCGACGTTGGACTGTGCGGGAAGGACAGAGATCAGCCCTTCATGTCCTTGTGCGCG GAACGATACTGCATCACACCACAGGACGCAGCCCAACCCGTGCCAAGAAGCGAGTACCCGAAGCCGTTGATCTTCCACGACGGTCGTCTGGTGGCGCTACCTACGCCGCTGGATTCTCTCATCGTTCTCCTGTGGATACCTTTCGGAGTCGTATTGGTCACGTTAAGGATCCTCGTAGGCCTTTCCTCCCCTTACAAGATGTGCCTCCTGTGCACCGCCGCCACCGGCGTTCGCATCAGGGCCCAATTCCACGAGCCCCGATCCGACGCCGCCACACGCAGCAGGAGCCACACATTGTTCGTCTGCAACCATCGGACGCTCGTCGACCCCGTGATCATATCAACCGCCCTCCGGCGGAAGGTAACAGCCGTCACGTACAGCGTCAGTAGACTGTCGGAGCTGATCTCGCCGATCCCGACCATCCGACTGAGGCGGGACCGCTTCGAGGACGGTGCGAGGATGCGGTCGTCGCTGGGCCACGGCGACTTGGTGGTGTGCCCGGAGGGCACCACCTGCCGGGAGCCGTACCTGCTCCGGTTCAGCCCGTTGTTTGCGGAGATCGCCGAGGACATCGTGCCGGTCGCCGTCACCAACGAGGGGAGCATGTTCTACGGCACCACCGTGCGGGGGCACAAGTGCTTggattccttcttcttcctcatgaATCCCCGCCCTTCCTACGGGTTGGATTTCTCGGCGAAGGTACCAGGCGGGCAGAAATCCAAGTACGATGTGGCCAATCACATCCAGCAGGCGATCGGGCGAACGATTGGGTTCGAGTGCACCAACTTGACGCGCAAGGACAAGTACAGAATGCTCGCCGGCCATGATGGCTTGGACCCAAGGAAATGA